In one window of Candidatus Sulfuricurvum sp. RIFRC-1 DNA:
- a CDS encoding exonuclease domain-containing protein: protein MMLIFLDTETTGLEMKDRICALGMIADDVSHFELINPGKKIPPHASAIHHITNEMLQESPSFSQSISAEKLKSLNTPENILVSHNAPFELSMLEKEGLTWQGSVIDTLKCSKSLMDDLEGYSLQFLRYELRLYRDEMRVFEEAGISITPHHPLSDALHTRMILEYLLDLAEIDRLIEISKSHVLLVRLPFGKYAKKRIEEIALKDPGYLKWMVESLMDMDEDLRYSIDYYLRGK, encoded by the coding sequence GTGCATTAGGTATGATCGCTGATGATGTGAGCCATTTTGAACTGATTAATCCGGGTAAAAAAATCCCTCCTCACGCTTCGGCGATCCATCATATTACGAATGAAATGCTGCAAGAGTCTCCCTCTTTTTCCCAATCCATAAGCGCTGAAAAACTCAAATCTCTCAATACACCGGAAAATATACTCGTATCCCATAATGCCCCCTTTGAACTCTCGATGCTCGAAAAAGAGGGGTTGACATGGCAGGGAAGCGTTATCGATACGCTGAAATGTTCTAAGTCTTTGATGGATGATTTGGAAGGATACAGTTTGCAGTTTTTGCGTTATGAGCTACGGCTATACCGTGATGAAATGAGAGTATTCGAGGAAGCAGGAATCAGTATTACTCCTCATCATCCCCTCAGTGATGCGTTGCACACTCGTATGATTTTGGAATATTTACTTGATTTGGCAGAGATAGATCGTCTTATAGAGATTTCGAAAAGTCATGTGCTCTTAGTCCGTTTACCGTTTGGAAAATACGCTAAAAAAAGGATCGAAGAGATTGCACTCAAAGATCCGGGATATCTGAAGTGGATGGTGGAGAGTTTGATGGACATGGACGAGGATTTGCGTTATAGTATCGATTATTATTTGAGAGGAAAGTGA
- the rsmD gene encoding 16S rRNA (guanine(966)-N(2))-methyltransferase RsmD encodes MKNNPTITKKIIAGKYKGKTLKLPSKETTRSSKGIVLESFFNTLQFDIIDAVLVEVFSGSGSIGLEALSRGAKKIIFMEKDRDAIKTLRENIAQTDPRACEILEGDSFSNITQVKKRLAALGESAFIYVDPPFSIREGMEEIYDKTIDMIASLPLEMATLIIIEHMSTLELPDAIGHFNRLKFKKFGKTSLTYYT; translated from the coding sequence ATGAAAAATAACCCCACCATTACGAAAAAAATCATTGCCGGAAAATATAAGGGGAAAACCCTGAAACTTCCCTCCAAAGAGACGACCCGAAGTTCGAAAGGGATTGTGCTGGAATCTTTTTTTAACACACTTCAGTTTGATATTATCGATGCGGTATTGGTTGAAGTTTTCTCGGGAAGCGGTTCTATCGGCCTCGAAGCATTGAGCCGAGGAGCTAAAAAGATCATTTTTATGGAAAAAGATCGTGATGCGATCAAAACATTGCGTGAAAATATTGCCCAAACCGACCCGAGGGCATGTGAAATTCTCGAAGGGGACAGTTTCAGTAACATCACTCAGGTAAAAAAGCGTCTCGCAGCACTCGGTGAGAGTGCTTTTATCTACGTTGATCCCCCTTTTTCAATCCGTGAGGGGATGGAGGAGATATACGATAAAACCATCGATATGATCGCCTCACTTCCTCTGGAAATGGCGACTTTGATTATCATCGAACACATGAGTACCCTCGAACTCCCCGATGCTATCGGTCACTTTAATCGACTAAAATTCAAAAAATTCGGAAAAACGTCTCTTACCTATTATACATAA
- a CDS encoding flagellar basal body P-ring protein FlgI codes for MRIFILLFCLLSLSQAARISEVANIVGVRDNQIIGYSLVVGLKKTGDGTTSKFTLQSIANMLKAMNIDMNPVDIKSKNVAAVVVTAKFAPFARQGDAFDVVVSSIGDAKSLEGGTLLMTPLKGVDGKIYALAQGSISIGGKNEKGSGAESHPTVGMVYGGGLVEREINQDLYHQQNATLSLKSSNFANSVAIQNAINAKYRSNVATAVDPRTIQLQLPQNRSMVEFLAEVQNLDIEYAQEQKIIINERTGTIVAGVDVEVKPVVITQGDITVKILAQNSVAKPAGSVTMDKSLVIGLNENEVYTEKGTTTVANIARSLQKLGANPKQMISIFQAMKSAGAITVDLEVI; via the coding sequence ATGAGAATTTTTATACTACTTTTTTGCTTACTAAGCCTCTCTCAAGCAGCCCGCATCAGCGAAGTCGCGAATATCGTCGGGGTACGGGATAATCAGATTATCGGTTACTCGCTTGTCGTCGGTTTGAAAAAAACGGGTGACGGTACTACCTCTAAATTCACCCTTCAATCGATCGCCAATATGCTCAAAGCGATGAACATCGATATGAATCCGGTCGATATCAAATCCAAAAACGTTGCCGCTGTCGTTGTTACGGCTAAATTTGCTCCGTTTGCCCGTCAAGGGGATGCATTTGATGTCGTCGTATCCTCTATCGGTGATGCAAAATCGCTCGAAGGCGGAACACTGCTTATGACACCTCTCAAAGGGGTGGATGGTAAAATTTACGCATTAGCTCAAGGTTCTATCAGCATCGGCGGTAAAAATGAAAAAGGTTCCGGTGCTGAATCGCATCCGACGGTCGGAATGGTATACGGCGGCGGTTTAGTGGAACGTGAAATCAACCAAGATCTTTACCATCAACAGAACGCGACACTTTCTCTTAAATCATCCAATTTTGCCAACTCGGTAGCGATTCAAAATGCTATTAATGCCAAATACCGTTCGAATGTTGCCACAGCCGTTGATCCAAGAACGATTCAACTACAATTACCGCAAAATCGATCAATGGTTGAATTTTTAGCGGAAGTACAAAATCTCGATATCGAGTACGCGCAAGAGCAAAAAATCATCATTAATGAACGTACGGGAACCATCGTTGCGGGTGTGGATGTAGAGGTCAAACCGGTTGTTATTACCCAAGGGGATATTACCGTGAAAATCCTCGCTCAAAATTCGGTCGCAAAACCCGCAGGCAGTGTCACGATGGATAAAAGTCTTGTAATCGGGTTGAATGAAAATGAAGTTTACACGGAGAAAGGGACAACGACGGTTGCCAATATCGCACGATCTCTTCAAAAACTTGGAGCTAATCCAAAGCAAATGATCTCGATTTTTCAGGCGATGAAAAGTGCCGGAGCCATCACGGTTGATTTGGAGGTTATCTAA
- a CDS encoding rod-binding protein, which yields MDISSVSYNKAVPTIGTKEGDKALREKTDQFEAIIVKMMLDEAMKEEKNLFSSVNDPGDKIFKSMYREELSNASAGGFGFSQMLYEHLSQKGAKIEK from the coding sequence ATGGATATCTCTAGTGTATCGTATAACAAAGCTGTCCCAACCATCGGAACCAAAGAGGGGGATAAAGCTCTGCGGGAGAAAACCGATCAGTTTGAAGCGATTATTGTGAAAATGATGCTTGATGAAGCGATGAAAGAGGAAAAAAACCTCTTTAGCAGTGTCAATGATCCCGGTGATAAAATTTTTAAATCGATGTATCGTGAAGAATTATCGAATGCCAGTGCCGGTGGATTCGGATTTTCTCAAATGCTATACGAACACCTTAGTCAAAAGGGTGCGAAAATAGAGAAATAG
- a CDS encoding flagellar biosynthesis anti-sigma factor FlgM: protein MISSVNGSLIRGAYQEPSQKTKEQEKSVQSITKQGDTSRIEELKASIEKGEYRVDIESLAKRIAQELT, encoded by the coding sequence ATGATCTCAAGTGTGAACGGCTCACTCATTCGAGGAGCATACCAAGAACCATCACAAAAAACCAAAGAGCAGGAGAAATCCGTGCAATCTATTACGAAACAAGGTGACACAAGCCGTATCGAAGAGTTAAAAGCTTCGATTGAAAAAGGTGAATACCGTGTCGATATCGAATCTTTGGCCAAGCGCATTGCGCAAGAGCTGACCTAA
- the flgK gene encoding flagellar hook-associated protein FlgK → MASIFNALHIGYSALNAAQIAIDTTGHNISNAETEGYNRQRVVTAAAYPISIDPGQRGNGTQITEITRVFDKFVFNRYTTSAQNKEYSDSLKKNLEELSTYFPEIDDVGIKNDMQNYFDMWQSLANNPSNSSLKVALAQQAQTLSQHITETRSQIAGLQSSLNEQVKVNIDEVNRIAEQIAGLNKSINEEEAGGLNNANDLRDQRNKLEMTLSKLIGSKVLVGQIESRNDIDSNIAIEDGSYTIQVGGFNLVDGHSFHPIGVDNLGNQNGYNDLYYERQDGVKIPFASNITGGKVGALLELRGSIIGDNGEFEDGFLQETLNNLDTFARGMIESTNNLYAQSATSSMRTNTLSFSSTDALMNTDENFNTGTFDVVVYDIDGNEVGRRSITINDTTVMEDSPLTANSIIGQMRASVDDNSDNNALNDIDDILTPGFASNVFQINLNSSYASQGYTFAIEDQGTNFAGVTGVNRFFDGYDAKTMDLNTNLKNDPTLIKGHKSPAEGDNQTALDMVELQFSSIMFKNGTDTSSDTVYGYFDSLVTKIGTKTNSAILSNESITAQYNAVKQEYDSVSKVSIDEELANLIRYQTSYGAAAKIITTIDQMMTTLLGIKQ, encoded by the coding sequence ATGGCATCTATCTTTAACGCCTTGCACATTGGATACAGTGCATTAAATGCGGCGCAAATTGCTATTGATACGACAGGGCACAATATATCCAATGCAGAGACAGAAGGGTATAACCGCCAGCGTGTCGTTACAGCAGCGGCATATCCGATCAGCATCGATCCGGGCCAACGTGGAAATGGGACGCAAATTACTGAAATCACCCGTGTTTTCGATAAATTTGTCTTTAACCGTTACACTACGTCGGCGCAAAACAAAGAATATTCAGATAGTTTGAAAAAGAATCTTGAAGAGCTTTCAACCTACTTTCCTGAGATAGATGATGTCGGTATTAAAAATGACATGCAAAACTATTTTGATATGTGGCAGTCGTTGGCAAATAATCCAAGCAACAGTTCTTTAAAAGTAGCCTTAGCGCAGCAGGCGCAAACTCTCTCCCAGCACATTACTGAAACCCGTTCACAAATTGCGGGATTACAAAGCTCTCTCAACGAGCAGGTTAAAGTAAATATTGATGAAGTAAACCGTATTGCAGAGCAGATTGCCGGATTGAACAAATCGATTAATGAAGAAGAAGCCGGCGGGCTGAATAACGCCAATGATTTACGAGATCAGCGCAATAAATTAGAGATGACACTTTCTAAGCTCATCGGTTCAAAAGTTTTGGTCGGTCAAATAGAGAGCCGAAACGATATTGATAGCAATATTGCTATAGAAGATGGGAGCTATACGATTCAAGTCGGAGGGTTCAATCTCGTTGACGGGCATAGTTTTCATCCTATCGGTGTTGATAACTTAGGGAATCAAAACGGCTATAATGATTTGTATTATGAGCGCCAAGACGGTGTCAAAATTCCGTTTGCCAGTAATATTACCGGAGGAAAAGTTGGGGCGTTGCTAGAGCTTCGCGGTTCTATCATAGGTGATAACGGTGAGTTTGAAGACGGGTTTTTACAAGAGACACTTAATAATCTTGATACGTTTGCTCGCGGTATGATTGAGAGTACCAACAATCTCTACGCACAGAGTGCGACTTCTTCGATGCGTACGAATACATTGAGTTTCAGCTCAACGGATGCGTTGATGAATACGGATGAAAATTTTAATACTGGAACCTTCGATGTTGTTGTATATGATATCGACGGCAATGAAGTGGGAAGACGCTCGATAACGATAAACGACACAACAGTCATGGAAGACAGTCCGCTTACTGCTAATAGTATTATTGGACAAATGCGGGCATCCGTTGATGATAACAGTGATAATAACGCGCTAAATGATATTGATGATATCTTGACTCCTGGGTTTGCATCGAATGTTTTTCAGATTAATTTGAACTCTTCTTATGCATCACAAGGGTATACGTTTGCGATTGAAGATCAGGGGACAAACTTTGCCGGTGTTACAGGGGTAAACCGATTTTTTGACGGTTATGATGCTAAAACTATGGATTTGAATACGAATTTAAAAAATGATCCGACACTCATTAAAGGGCATAAATCACCTGCTGAAGGTGATAATCAGACCGCGTTGGATATGGTAGAGCTTCAATTTTCATCGATTATGTTTAAAAATGGAACCGATACTTCATCAGATACAGTGTACGGATATTTTGACTCTTTGGTGACCAAAATTGGGACGAAAACAAATTCGGCGATCCTCAGTAATGAATCGATCACGGCGCAATACAATGCGGTCAAACAAGAGTACGATTCGGTATCCAAAGTGAGTATCGATGAAGAGTTGGCAAATCTCATCCGTTATCAAACCTCATACGGTGCTGCGGCAAAAATCATTACGACGATAGATCAGATGATGACCACCTTGCTCGGCATAAAGCAGTAA
- a CDS encoding ABC transporter permease → MPFLSIAVLFAVIFFSFIGPYFYTADPLYLDSRAILLAPSMEHWFGTDRLGRDLLVRLMEGGQVSLLIGFASALISTLIGLLYGVSAALLRGGYDRVFIIIVDLFLTFPTLFLLLTLVSYVNASIWVLVLIISMTGWMGTARLIRSESFAIASKPYIRILHIAHIHPLTIMLKYYAPLLAPIVLVSFTFGVGGAILAESGLSFLGLGIVAPQMSWGSILSGGKEVIDIAWWVSFFPGLMIFIVTFSLMNISNALQARMNQKEVR, encoded by the coding sequence ATGCCTTTTTTGAGTATTGCCGTTTTGTTCGCGGTAATCTTTTTTTCCTTCATCGGACCGTATTTTTATACGGCTGATCCCCTTTATTTAGACTCTCGCGCCATTTTGCTTGCTCCATCGATGGAACATTGGTTCGGTACAGACCGATTGGGGCGTGATTTGCTAGTGCGTTTGATGGAAGGTGGACAAGTGTCACTGTTGATTGGATTTGCAAGCGCTCTTATCTCTACACTAATCGGTTTGCTTTATGGGGTGAGTGCGGCATTGCTGCGCGGCGGTTATGATAGAGTCTTTATCATCATTGTGGACCTCTTTTTAACTTTTCCGACATTGTTTTTACTGTTAACGCTGGTCAGTTATGTCAATGCATCGATTTGGGTACTGGTGCTTATTATTTCAATGACTGGGTGGATGGGGACAGCACGCTTGATACGCTCAGAGAGCTTTGCAATAGCCTCCAAACCCTATATCCGTATTTTGCACATCGCGCATATTCATCCGCTTACAATCATGCTCAAATATTATGCGCCCCTGTTGGCTCCAATCGTATTGGTCAGCTTTACTTTCGGGGTAGGGGGGGCGATTTTAGCCGAATCAGGGCTCTCCTTTTTGGGTCTAGGGATTGTTGCTCCGCAGATGAGCTGGGGAAGCATCCTCAGCGGCGGTAAAGAGGTGATCGATATCGCGTGGTGGGTAAGCTTTTTCCCCGGATTAATGATCTTTATCGTTACGTTTTCATTGATGAATATCTCCAATGCGCTTCAAGCGCGAATGAATCAAAAAGAGGTACGATAG
- a CDS encoding TonB-dependent receptor, with amino-acid sequence MRTHFSLALLLIPFTLFAAETDSNLFNNLTSDINTIAQTAKNQRANIDYLPYIMTVFEGEELSRAGASSLKEALALTAGVNIASDNLSLFNPVIRGSNPVAYGQSKLIIDGIEVNDLFFDGYTAYLTMPIDMIKRIEIVRGPGSYSDGHWGYAGSIVVTTYKKEPDSEKNGRWFMSAGTHNTYKAGATYAMKDNDFTLAADIYTVHDNLSLSYDQDGLSNNLLGNANAHLSRSGNAPSSTDATMFSLSLSKGDFFADGRISSYRHGSEGGINYALAADGDHYNIDQWQIRAGAHYNLDNFRGIFQAGMVQDSFISHSLLAPSGLILPSLTPPTVIVNYPNGFYGNHEAIIQTYQVNNSLSGTILAGEATFGVGKSWSSVTSEKTVTTNRDTGTGMSDYSEILPFFSPTGSISNITTYLTYERVISSSLSGYASLTIDKRNNLSAQVDPRVALLYTIDPENLIKFSISRAHRNPSWQEMFTLNNKARWGNPDLVPETVVAYETQFIHRFETDHTLSINFFHLSNENQIYPQYNNTLSRYEYINGSESKIRGFEAEWRKRYDSTSFYAAFTRIWAEDDSGTTLPNAPSNTARGFITHTLDANWYGSLSGRWQSATPRTSADTRGAMKAIGIVDTSIGYKLPKIQSEIQLTAKNIFDKNEFYPSQNNTYDGDYPSTGRTFLFTFRGTF; translated from the coding sequence ATGAGAACTCATTTTTCTCTGGCGTTGCTACTCATTCCTTTTACCCTTTTTGCGGCTGAGACAGATTCAAACCTTTTCAATAATCTTACAAGCGACATCAATACCATTGCCCAAACCGCAAAAAACCAGCGGGCCAATATTGATTATCTCCCCTATATTATGACCGTCTTTGAGGGCGAAGAACTTTCCCGAGCCGGTGCATCCTCACTCAAAGAGGCACTTGCACTTACTGCCGGAGTCAACATTGCCAGCGATAATCTCTCTTTATTTAATCCGGTCATTCGAGGATCCAATCCCGTTGCTTACGGTCAAAGCAAACTCATTATTGACGGTATCGAAGTTAACGATCTTTTTTTTGATGGCTATACTGCGTATCTAACCATGCCGATCGATATGATCAAACGGATCGAAATTGTCCGTGGTCCCGGCAGTTACAGCGATGGGCACTGGGGCTATGCCGGTTCCATTGTAGTAACAACGTATAAAAAAGAACCGGATAGTGAAAAAAATGGGCGCTGGTTTATGTCAGCCGGTACTCATAATACCTATAAAGCCGGTGCTACCTATGCAATGAAGGATAACGATTTCACTTTGGCGGCAGATATCTACACCGTACACGATAATCTCTCCCTCTCTTATGATCAAGACGGTCTTTCCAATAATCTTCTCGGCAATGCGAATGCGCACCTCTCTCGCTCCGGCAATGCTCCTTCCTCAACGGATGCCACCATGTTTTCACTCTCCCTCTCCAAAGGAGATTTTTTTGCCGATGGACGCATCTCCTCTTACCGTCACGGATCAGAGGGGGGGATTAACTATGCTCTTGCAGCTGATGGGGATCACTACAATATCGATCAATGGCAAATTCGTGCCGGAGCGCACTACAATCTAGATAACTTCAGGGGAATATTTCAAGCAGGAATGGTACAAGACAGCTTTATCAGCCATTCTCTTTTAGCCCCATCGGGACTCATCCTCCCTTCGCTCACACCACCTACTGTCATTGTTAACTATCCAAATGGGTTTTACGGTAATCATGAAGCAATTATCCAAACCTATCAAGTCAATAATTCCCTCTCCGGCACTATACTCGCAGGCGAAGCAACGTTCGGAGTGGGTAAATCATGGAGCAGTGTTACTTCAGAAAAAACCGTAACGACCAATCGTGACACTGGAACGGGGATGAGTGACTATTCTGAGATTCTCCCTTTTTTCAGCCCAACCGGCTCCATCAGCAATATCACAACCTATCTGACCTATGAGAGAGTGATCTCCTCTTCATTAAGCGGCTATGCCTCATTGACCATAGACAAACGTAATAACTTGTCAGCCCAAGTAGATCCGCGCGTCGCACTCTTATATACTATTGATCCGGAAAATCTCATCAAATTTTCAATCTCCCGCGCCCATAGAAATCCCTCATGGCAAGAGATGTTTACCCTCAACAACAAAGCAAGATGGGGTAATCCAGACCTCGTTCCAGAAACCGTTGTGGCCTATGAAACCCAATTCATTCATCGCTTTGAGACCGATCACACCCTCTCTATCAACTTTTTTCATCTCAGCAATGAGAATCAAATTTATCCCCAATACAATAACACACTATCACGCTACGAATACATAAACGGATCAGAGAGCAAGATTAGAGGATTCGAGGCCGAATGGCGTAAACGTTACGATAGCACCTCTTTTTATGCCGCATTCACTCGTATTTGGGCAGAAGATGACAGTGGTACAACGCTCCCCAATGCTCCGAGCAATACCGCACGCGGATTTATCACGCATACTCTCGATGCAAACTGGTATGGCTCACTGTCCGGACGCTGGCAAAGTGCAACCCCAAGAACATCAGCTGATACGCGCGGTGCTATGAAAGCCATCGGTATAGTTGACACTTCCATAGGATATAAACTTCCGAAAATTCAAAGTGAAATTCAACTCACAGCTAAAAATATTTTCGATAAAAATGAATTTTACCCAAGTCAAAACAATACCTATGATGGAGATTATCCCTCAACCGGGCGTACATTTTTATTTACTTTCAGGGGAACATTTTGA
- a CDS encoding GNAT family N-acyltransferase, which produces MNCHLSSSVAEQNAILRQRYDVFVEEFNFFTPREDGQRIEYDTYDDHALLFGVWEQDLLIASCRLILPNTPLGLPTLNTMVIDSEKLQDIQQTAEISRITVASDQRAFRKTIKVLQTMQKEINRVSANYEINQWIGAVGPRFLRLLNQSRLLYRPIGPLQFHVGTERYPILLRLQDYTASLKENR; this is translated from the coding sequence TTGAACTGCCACCTCTCATCTTCAGTAGCGGAACAGAACGCTATTTTGCGGCAACGCTATGATGTTTTTGTCGAAGAGTTCAATTTTTTTACCCCCAGAGAGGATGGGCAACGGATCGAATATGATACCTATGATGATCATGCCCTTTTATTCGGTGTCTGGGAACAAGATCTTCTGATCGCGTCCTGCCGCCTCATTCTTCCGAATACTCCCCTTGGTTTACCGACACTCAACACCATGGTCATTGATTCGGAAAAACTGCAGGATATTCAGCAAACTGCCGAAATTTCACGGATTACCGTCGCGTCCGACCAAAGAGCTTTCAGAAAAACGATAAAGGTCCTTCAAACGATGCAAAAGGAAATTAATCGCGTTTCGGCCAATTATGAAATCAACCAATGGATCGGAGCCGTTGGGCCCCGTTTTCTACGCCTCCTGAATCAATCTCGTTTGCTCTATCGCCCCATCGGTCCGCTTCAATTTCACGTCGGTACTGAACGCTATCCTATACTTTTGCGGCTCCAAGACTATACCGCATCCCTGAAAGAGAACCGATGA
- a CDS encoding EAL domain-containing protein, whose translation MYRSKSRLSYKVVGSLILVFVVIFVTFGWAISTTFENTKRVSEKQKADLLLQTIDKSLQMTLYLKFYDQIEEKVSSVVSVPDVIELSIRDHNGKELYVYRNNTQKALSRDKVISLTHQLKEPTLGQSMGTVTLYYSDLAYDETRQSMHKVFYGVGLSAALIFFLAVWWVRYLLSPLNQISQKVRHYRPGDQLVLEENGSAEIEQIVTAFNAMQDTTHLYLTQMEAMNSSLEGAVREKTLELENQYYSDLLTGLPNRFRLQEKLLQGEITALAIVNVDDFKEVNDFFGIDIGDEILKQIGAWLNVLSGSCYRLGSDEFALTFTNLMNQDELEHRLITLITLLDEKTFMVNEESLNIRVTIGVALGSETVLTRADIALHYAKQNKKPIAFYDQEERVEELYRSNLTMASDVRRALFEHRIVCHYQPIVDFRTGEIKKYETLVRMIDDGGNIVPPMEFLPIAKQTKLYPQITLEVVYQACKLFALRSEEFSINLSDSDIRNPHTVNEIIRTITQTGTANRVVFEILESEGIESYAEVTQFITQVKALGAKIAIDDFGTGYSNFENILKLNVDYIKIDGSLIREISGNRRHHIIVETIIEFAHKIGAKTIAEFVSNEEIYDTLKQLDVDYSQGYFTGKPTSLS comes from the coding sequence ATGTATCGCTCTAAAAGTCGTTTGTCTTATAAAGTTGTTGGTTCATTAATTCTCGTTTTTGTAGTGATTTTTGTTACGTTTGGATGGGCAATTAGTACGACATTTGAAAATACAAAACGGGTTTCCGAAAAACAAAAAGCCGATTTGTTGTTGCAAACGATTGATAAATCGCTGCAAATGACACTCTATTTAAAATTTTATGATCAAATCGAAGAAAAAGTTTCCTCGGTGGTTTCGGTTCCCGATGTCATAGAACTATCCATTAGGGATCACAATGGCAAAGAGTTATATGTTTATCGTAACAACACACAAAAGGCACTTTCCCGAGATAAAGTGATTTCACTAACGCATCAGCTCAAGGAACCTACATTGGGGCAATCCATGGGAACAGTTACATTGTATTACAGTGATTTGGCATATGATGAGACGCGTCAATCCATGCATAAAGTTTTTTACGGTGTGGGGTTGAGTGCTGCGCTGATATTTTTCTTGGCAGTATGGTGGGTACGCTATCTTCTCTCTCCTTTGAATCAGATTTCTCAAAAAGTACGTCATTATCGTCCCGGTGATCAGTTGGTATTAGAAGAAAACGGTAGTGCTGAAATAGAACAGATTGTTACCGCATTTAATGCAATGCAAGATACAACACACCTTTATCTGACTCAAATGGAAGCGATGAATAGCTCTCTTGAAGGTGCTGTGAGGGAAAAAACGCTTGAATTGGAGAATCAATATTACAGTGATCTATTGACCGGTTTACCTAACCGATTTAGACTGCAAGAGAAATTGCTCCAAGGAGAAATCACCGCTCTGGCGATTGTAAATGTGGATGATTTTAAAGAGGTAAATGATTTTTTCGGAATTGATATCGGTGATGAAATACTGAAACAAATCGGTGCTTGGCTGAATGTATTATCGGGTTCATGTTATCGTTTGGGAAGTGATGAGTTCGCATTAACATTTACAAACTTGATGAATCAGGATGAATTGGAACATCGTTTGATTACCTTGATCACTCTTTTGGATGAAAAGACTTTTATGGTCAACGAAGAGAGTCTGAATATCAGGGTGACTATCGGCGTTGCTTTAGGTAGCGAAACAGTGTTGACACGTGCCGATATCGCTTTACATTACGCCAAACAGAATAAAAAACCGATTGCTTTTTACGATCAAGAAGAACGGGTAGAGGAACTTTATCGTTCAAATTTGACAATGGCATCCGATGTGCGCAGAGCTCTTTTTGAACATCGTATTGTTTGTCATTACCAGCCGATTGTAGATTTTAGAACAGGTGAAATCAAAAAATATGAAACATTGGTCCGAATGATTGATGATGGAGGAAATATTGTCCCACCAATGGAGTTTTTGCCAATTGCAAAGCAAACCAAGCTTTATCCACAAATCACGCTTGAAGTGGTTTATCAAGCGTGCAAGCTTTTTGCTTTACGCAGCGAGGAATTTTCTATCAATTTATCCGATAGTGATATCCGTAACCCGCATACCGTTAATGAAATCATTCGAACTATTACCCAAACGGGTACTGCAAATCGGGTCGTATTTGAGATTTTGGAATCCGAGGGAATCGAGAGCTATGCTGAAGTAACACAGTTTATTACACAGGTTAAGGCGCTGGGTGCGAAAATAGCAATTGATGATTTTGGAACGGGGTACTCTAATTTTGAAAATATTCTCAAATTGAATGTCGACTATATCAAAATAGACGGTTCGCTCATACGAGAAATTAGCGGTAATCGTCGTCACCATATTATCGTTGAAACCATTATCGAATTTGCACATAAAATCGGTGCAAAGACGATTGCGGAGTTTGTTTCAAATGAAGAGATTTACGATACGCTCAAACAATTAGATGTTGATTATTCACAAGGATACTTTACCGGTAAACCGACATCACTATCGTAA